A region from the Drosophila ananassae strain 14024-0371.13 chromosome 2L, ASM1763931v2, whole genome shotgun sequence genome encodes:
- the LOC6503436 gene encoding C2 domain-containing protein 5 isoform X1 — translation MPGKVGVKIKAARNLPVMDKSAETTDAFVEIKLASVTHKTDVFRKSLNPTWNTDWFRFEVDDAELQDEPLQIRLMDYDTYSANDAIGKVNISLNPLCLESSSQAVHGKGTVLSGWIPVFDTMHGIRGEINVIVKVDLFSDVNKFRQSSCGIPFFHSQCVPFGYRAQVIHGFVEELVVNDDPEYQWIDKIRTPRASNEARQVVFLKLSGQVQRRMGLKAINMGANAVIGYTQCFDLEGDVGVVARGVGTAVTLIKDTSSSQPNSADVALIEELAQKYLDFLNCAGASSASLPLSGRTPQYRLNICREPSSAPTSSAAAAAAAATLFYLESASSDTEDAELMQNLIRQEDERGEKNREKKLRHRMRRLTLSSSKVFSQKYATLIRRIEPKIPENATQSLSSIFAGAVAAPSSFRRRRKSRFPTASSKSSSPHNIVRSISNDTGVRPGHAPVKSFLAVPGLSEFQENTRSAPDLPGEEFQAKTRPTSNYSTDSDESLQLALEIAAPDSNGEDSQEEEEENLQDNWIKPGETRSCENSQQDLVPRHHNLLEDLKSFSRRLQKLMHLKTHDNEVEKGISHRFVPSLERKPYYSSQPELPTGNENWMTSNLSGSFSMLQLNFLPSYGKSLQRSASMNHLTAPPEAPPPSLAPPPPPPNTLLLKAPELRVCPSTPTPTRSDLVTFDYENPLNNPPSLDHLDHSVYISNLSSTNHSNHNNESSLLAPFAIRQQQPRELRSSTDIQQQPAGASVLAGSVGASSVASGSAVIPTTVESISPSLKRFASPVSSSRLKLTPSPSKSGISAATNADSASTSTASTATTMVPATVGEICRRSSDSDLSVTPKVFTFHRKRNSICVASERLVAATAMMRLTQPAVGAKPGTATDSLDMLEYPFLTMTKYPTGFILHLGATVAARSVKLLERVPNPDEPEVRDSWWTELRMEIRSHARSLGCNVVLGYAETTTISDDVCVLSATGTAAVINMVFNRSVSQTDIFTMSKATAGMATMSNSLEEREANGSTGEASKDSGSLGTGNSSGGKRYGLPPLNGPRNACAICHIPYNLNSVPFNVKMKKCAVCKKGRVPDVLLATLEVPEYMQVTGRGCFMQAQVVRAKRDLRAELNAKEISDGLPFLEYELHRVLINKLKAKGMNAIFGLRTQVAIGERMIALIATGTALFLSALPVPQVPKIVAGNSWTDKQKLNELQKKLQETFERNQEIYQLKSLDPDLAANAATASAANASGDKQSDTDDSDDEEMNEIDLNCGNKELCVLEVDDIEDLEIISLLMEPYPPEGFHVVNTQQVPGMVEMDTVKNLQMFTQVWRARLEVGQSVNGFPKHFQRLLQTIYFKLRTMIPCAICDLRFRLDLPETDQIQLLVTGMAMGLSDANKMKYRGRGRAMPQQQPPQQQQNGFHEASVHATQSQPELNGKRMLQEEDYIFPLDEDQMVDTPTPTSTAIPPFGMSSFKMRKTSPSRLGNLASGLPSTGVKSLNVGAVPRNRYFPLRDRYGVDLTPLSFIPGGRIDKYLGNLNFFFIRESTSIRENGGISGFVHGFITELLAVVRAHIASLGGNAMVSFYITELMLFDNQHKNQGQCLISLGGDAVYVSYHTDD, via the exons ATGCCCGGAAAGGTGGGGGTGAAGATCAAGGCGGCACGCAACCTGCCGGTGATGGACAAGAGTGCCGAGACGACGGACGCGTTCGTGGAAATTAAACTGGCCTCGGTGACCCACAAAACTGATGTCTTCCGCAAGAGCTTGAATCCCACCTGGAACACCGATTG GTTCCGTTTCGAGGTGGACGATGCAGAGCTGCAGGACGAGCCACTTCAGATCAGGCTGATGGACTACGACACGTACTCTGCCAACGATGCCATCGGCAAGGTGAACATCAGCTTGAATCCCTTGTGCCTGGAGAGCTCTAGTCAGGCGGTGCACGGAAAGGGCACTGTGCTCTCCGGATGGATTCCCGTTTTCGATACAATGCACGGGATTCGTGGCGAGATCAATGTCATAGTCAAAGTGGACCTCTTTTCGGACGTCAATAAGTTTCGCCAGAGCTCTTGCGGCATCCCCTTTTTCCACT CCCAGTGTGTGCCCTTTGGATATCGCGCCCAAGTCATCCACGGTTTTGTCGAGGAGCTTGTGGTCAACGACGATCCGGAGTACCAGTGGATCGACAAGATTCGTACGCCCCGAGCTTCCAACGAGGCGCGACAGGTAGTCTTCCTTAAATTATCGGGACAGGTTCAGCGAAGAATGGGCTTAAAGGCCATCAACATGGGCGCCAATGCTGTCATCGGGTACACCCAGTGCTTCGATCTGGAGGGCGATGTCGGTGTGGTGGCTCGAGGCGTTGGAACGGCGGTAACTTTGATCAAGGACACCAGCAGCAGTCAGCCGAACAGCGCAGATGTGGCTCTGATCGAGGA ACTGGCCCAAAAGTATCTAGACTTCCTGAACTGCGCCGGAGCCAGCAGCGCCAGCTTGCCGCTCTCCGGTCGCACGCCCCAATACCGTCTGAATATCTGCAGGGAGCCCAGCTCGGCACCCACatcttcagcagcagcagcggcagcagcagccaccttgttCTACCTGGAAAGTGCTAGCAGTGACACGGAGGATGCGGAGCTGATGCAGAATCTCATCCGGCAGGAGGACGAGCGCGGCGAAAAGAATCGAGAGAAGAAACTTCGCCACCGGATGCGGCGACTGACGCTGTCCTCGAGCAAAGTATTCAGCCAGAAATACGCCACCCTCATCCGTCGAATAGAACCGAAAATCCCCGAGAATGCCACTCAGTCTCTGAGCAGCATTTTCGCCGGAGCGGTGGCCGCTCCCTCCAGCTTTCGACGACGGCGCAAGTCGCGCTTCCCAACCGCCTCATCCAAGTCCTCTAGTCCCCATAACATAGTTCGATCGATCAGTAACGACACTGGAGTCCGTCCGGGGCATGCGCCGGTGAAGAGTTTCCTGGCCGTTCCAGGATTGTCGGAGTTCCAAGAAAACACGCGGTCGGCGCCCGATCTTCCAGGGGAGGAGTTTCAGGCCAAGACTCGGCCAACGTCCAACTACTCCACGGACTCGGACGAGTCCTTGCAGCTGGCCCTTGAAATAGCTGCTCCCGACAGCAACGGCGAAGATtcgcaggaggaggaggaggagaaccTCCAGGACAACTGGATTAAGCCGGGAGAAACCCGAAGTTGCGAGAATAGCCAGCAGGATCTAGTACCGAGGCACCATAATCTGCTGGAGGACTTGAAGAGCTTCTCGCGTCGCCTGCAGAAGCTGATGCACCTGAAGACCCACGACAACGAAGTGGAAAAGGGCATAAGCCATCGGTTTGTTCCGTCGCTGGAGCGCAAGCCCTACTACAGCTCCCAACCGGAGCTGCCAACTGGCAACGAGAACTGGATGACCTCCAATCTCAGCGGGTCCTTCTCGATGTTGCAGTTAAATTTCTTACCAAGCTACGGCAAAAGTTTGCAGCGCAGTGCCTCAATGAACCACTTGACGGCACCTCCAGAGGCACCTCCTCCATCActtgcaccaccaccaccaccacccaacACGCTGCTGCTGAAGGCGCCCGAGCTGCGCGTCTGCCCCTCCACACCCACTCCCACTCGATCCGATCTAGTCACCTTCGATTACGAGAACCCCCTTAATAACCCCCCTAGTCTTGACCACTTAGATCATTCTGTATATATCTCTAATCTCTCTAGTACTAACCATAGTAACCACAATAATGAGTCATCATTGCTTGCTCCATTTGCCATTCGCCAACAACAACCACGCGAACTTAGATCCAGCACTGACATCCAACAGCAGCCAGCAGGAGCATCGGTATTGGCGGGATCCGTAGGAGCATCCAGTGTCGCATCCGGATCGGCGGTGATTCCAACGACCGTGGAGAGCATAAGTCCGAGCCTGAAGCGATTCGCCTCTCCGGTTAGCAGCAGTCGCCTCAAGCTCACGCCCAGTCCCTCGAAGAGTGGCATCTCGGCGGCCACCAATGCAGACAGTGCCTCGACATCGACCGCCTCGACGGCGACCACCATGGTGCCGGCCACCGTCGGCGAGATATGCAGGCGCTCCTCCGATTCCGACCTGAGTGTCACCCCAAAAG TCTTTACATTCCACCGGAAGC GCAACTCTATCTGTGTGGCCAGTGAGCGACTGGTGGCCGCCACGGCCATGATGCGTCTTACGCAGCCGGCGGTGGGAGCCAAGCCCGGAACTGCTACCGATAGCCTGGATATGTTGGAGTATCCCTTCCTGACCATGACCAAGTACCCCACAGGGTTTATTCTGCACCTGGGCGCCACTGTGGCAGCGCGTTCGGTGAAACTATTGGAGCGAGTACCCAATCCCGACGAGCCAGAGGTGCGGGACAGCTGGTGGACAGAGCTGCGCATGGAGATCCGTTCGCACGCCCGATCCCTGGGCTGCAACGTGGTGCTGGGCTACGCTGAGACCACAACCATTTC GGACGATGTCTGTGTTTTATCCGCCACTGGAACGGCGGCGGTAATCAACATGGTGTTCAATCGATCCGTATCGCAAACCGATATCTTTACCATGTCGAAGGCTACGGCGGGAATGGCCACCATGTCCAATTCGTTGGAGGAGCGTGAGGCCAACGGCAGCACTGGGGAAGCTAGCAAGGATAGCGGTTCCCTGGGCACCGGCAATAGCTCGGGGGGCAAGCGGTACGGGTTGCCTCCGCTTAATGGGCCTCGGAATGCGTGTGCCATCTGCCACATACCCTACAACCTGAACTCGGTGCCTTTCAACGTCAAAATGAAGAAATGCGCGGTTTGCAAAAAGGGTCGGGTGCCGGATGTGCTTTTGGCAACGTTGGAGGTACCGGAGTACATGCAGGTAACTGGCCGCGGATGCTTCATGCAGGCTCAAGTGGTGCGCGCCAAGAGGGATCTGCGAGCGGAACTGAATGCCAAAGAGATTTCCGATGGCCTGCCCTTCCTGGAATACGAACTGCACCGCGTGCTGATCAACAAACTGAAAGCCAAAGGCATGAATGCCATCTTTGGGCTGCGCACCCAGGTGGCCATTGGCGAGCGCATGATAGCGTTGATAGCCACAGGCACGGCCCTGTTCCTCAGCGCCCTGCCAGTTCCCCAGGTGCCCAAGATCGTGGCCGGAAACTCGTGGACCGACAAGCAAAAGTTGAACGAGCTTCAGAAGAAACTGCAAGAGACCTTCGAGAGAAACCAAGAGATATACCAGCTCAAGAGCTTGGATCCCGACTTGGCAGCCAATGCGGCCACAGCCTCTGCCGCCAATGCCTCTGGCGACAAGCAGTCGGACACCGACGACTCTGATGACGAAGAGATGAACGAGATCGATCTTAACTGCGGCAACAAGGAGCTTTGTGTGCTGGAGGTCGACGATATCGAGGATCTGGAGATCATATCATTGCTGATGGAACCATACCCACCAGAGGGCTTCCACGTGGTCAACACGCAACAGGTGCCGGGCATGGTGGAGATGGACACCGTCAAGAACCTACAAATGTTCACCCAAGTTTGGAGGGCACGCCTGGAGGTGGGTCAAAGTGTCAATGGATTCCCCAAACACTTCCAGCG actTTTGCAAACAATATACTTCAAATTGAGGACCATGATACCTTGTGCCATTTGCGATCTTCGTTTTCGGTTGGATTTGCCAGAGACG GATCAAATCCAACTGCTGGTGACTGGCATGGCCATGGGCCTTAGCGATGCCAATAAAATGAAGTACAGGGGACGCGGACGAGCCatgccgcagcagcagccgccacaacagcaacagaatgGATTTCACGAGGCATCGGTGCATGCCACCCAATCCCAACCCGAGTTAAATGGCAAGCGGATGCTCCAGGAGGAGGACTACATCTTTCCCCTGGACGAGGATCAGATGGTGGACACACCCACACCGACCAGCACCGCCATACCGCCGTTCGGAATGAGTTCTTTTAAAATGCGCAAGACCTCGCCGTCTCGTTTGGGCAACTTGGCTTCGGGCCTGCCATCAACCGGAGTAAAGTCGCTGAATGTGGGAGCAGTTCCCCGCAACAGATAC TTTCCTCTGCGAGATCGTTACGGCGTGGATCTGACACCTCTGAGCTTCATACCCGGTGGTCGTATTGACAAATACCTGGGTAATCTGAATTTCTTCTTTATCCGGGAGAGCACATCGATTCGGGAAAACGGTGGCATCAGCGGATTTGTCCATGGCTTCATAACCGAACTCCTGGCCGTAGTCCGAGCCCATATTGCTTCCCTGGGCGGCAATGCCATGGTCTCCTTCTACATCACCGAACTAATGCTGTTCGATAACCAGCACAAAAATCAG GGCCAGTGCCTGATTAGCCTGGGCGGCGATGCTGTCTATGTGAGCTACCATACCGATGACTGA
- the LOC6503436 gene encoding C2 domain-containing protein 5 isoform X2, which translates to MPGKVGVKIKAARNLPVMDKSAETTDAFVEIKLASVTHKTDVFRKSLNPTWNTDWFRFEVDDAELQDEPLQIRLMDYDTYSANDAIGKVNISLNPLCLESSSQAVHGKGTVLSGWIPVFDTMHGIRGEINVIVKVDLFSDVNKFRQSSCGIPFFHSQCVPFGYRAQVIHGFVEELVVNDDPEYQWIDKIRTPRASNEARQVVFLKLSGQVQRRMGLKAINMGANAVIGYTQCFDLEGDVGVVARGVGTAVTLIKDTSSSQPNSADVALIEELAQKYLDFLNCAGASSASLPLSGRTPQYRLNICREPSSAPTSSAAAAAAAATLFYLESASSDTEDAELMQNLIRQEDERGEKNREKKLRHRMRRLTLSSSKVFSQKYATLIRRIEPKIPENATQSLSSIFAGAVAAPSSFRRRRKSRFPTASSKSSSPHNIVRSISNDTGVRPGHAPVKSFLAVPGLSEFQENTRSAPDLPGEEFQAKTRPTSNYSTDSDESLQLALEIAAPDSNGEDSQEEEEENLQDNWIKPGETRSCENSQQDLVPRHHNLLEDLKSFSRRLQKLMHLKTHDNEVEKGISHRFVPSLERKPYYSSQPELPTGNENWMTSNLSGSFSMLQLNFLPSYGKSLQRSASMNHLTAPPEAPPPSLAPPPPPPNTLLLKAPELRVCPSTPTPTRSDLVTFDYENPLNNPPSLDHLDHSVYISNLSSTNHSNHNNESSLLAPFAIRQQQPRELRSSTDIQQQPAGASVLAGSVGASSVASGSAVIPTTVESISPSLKRFASPVSSSRLKLTPSPSKSGISAATNADSASTSTASTATTMVPATVGEICRRSSDSDLSVTPKGNSICVASERLVAATAMMRLTQPAVGAKPGTATDSLDMLEYPFLTMTKYPTGFILHLGATVAARSVKLLERVPNPDEPEVRDSWWTELRMEIRSHARSLGCNVVLGYAETTTISDDVCVLSATGTAAVINMVFNRSVSQTDIFTMSKATAGMATMSNSLEEREANGSTGEASKDSGSLGTGNSSGGKRYGLPPLNGPRNACAICHIPYNLNSVPFNVKMKKCAVCKKGRVPDVLLATLEVPEYMQVTGRGCFMQAQVVRAKRDLRAELNAKEISDGLPFLEYELHRVLINKLKAKGMNAIFGLRTQVAIGERMIALIATGTALFLSALPVPQVPKIVAGNSWTDKQKLNELQKKLQETFERNQEIYQLKSLDPDLAANAATASAANASGDKQSDTDDSDDEEMNEIDLNCGNKELCVLEVDDIEDLEIISLLMEPYPPEGFHVVNTQQVPGMVEMDTVKNLQMFTQVWRARLEVGQSVNGFPKHFQRLLQTIYFKLRTMIPCAICDLRFRLDLPETDQIQLLVTGMAMGLSDANKMKYRGRGRAMPQQQPPQQQQNGFHEASVHATQSQPELNGKRMLQEEDYIFPLDEDQMVDTPTPTSTAIPPFGMSSFKMRKTSPSRLGNLASGLPSTGVKSLNVGAVPRNRYFPLRDRYGVDLTPLSFIPGGRIDKYLGNLNFFFIRESTSIRENGGISGFVHGFITELLAVVRAHIASLGGNAMVSFYITELMLFDNQHKNQGQCLISLGGDAVYVSYHTDD; encoded by the exons ATGCCCGGAAAGGTGGGGGTGAAGATCAAGGCGGCACGCAACCTGCCGGTGATGGACAAGAGTGCCGAGACGACGGACGCGTTCGTGGAAATTAAACTGGCCTCGGTGACCCACAAAACTGATGTCTTCCGCAAGAGCTTGAATCCCACCTGGAACACCGATTG GTTCCGTTTCGAGGTGGACGATGCAGAGCTGCAGGACGAGCCACTTCAGATCAGGCTGATGGACTACGACACGTACTCTGCCAACGATGCCATCGGCAAGGTGAACATCAGCTTGAATCCCTTGTGCCTGGAGAGCTCTAGTCAGGCGGTGCACGGAAAGGGCACTGTGCTCTCCGGATGGATTCCCGTTTTCGATACAATGCACGGGATTCGTGGCGAGATCAATGTCATAGTCAAAGTGGACCTCTTTTCGGACGTCAATAAGTTTCGCCAGAGCTCTTGCGGCATCCCCTTTTTCCACT CCCAGTGTGTGCCCTTTGGATATCGCGCCCAAGTCATCCACGGTTTTGTCGAGGAGCTTGTGGTCAACGACGATCCGGAGTACCAGTGGATCGACAAGATTCGTACGCCCCGAGCTTCCAACGAGGCGCGACAGGTAGTCTTCCTTAAATTATCGGGACAGGTTCAGCGAAGAATGGGCTTAAAGGCCATCAACATGGGCGCCAATGCTGTCATCGGGTACACCCAGTGCTTCGATCTGGAGGGCGATGTCGGTGTGGTGGCTCGAGGCGTTGGAACGGCGGTAACTTTGATCAAGGACACCAGCAGCAGTCAGCCGAACAGCGCAGATGTGGCTCTGATCGAGGA ACTGGCCCAAAAGTATCTAGACTTCCTGAACTGCGCCGGAGCCAGCAGCGCCAGCTTGCCGCTCTCCGGTCGCACGCCCCAATACCGTCTGAATATCTGCAGGGAGCCCAGCTCGGCACCCACatcttcagcagcagcagcggcagcagcagccaccttgttCTACCTGGAAAGTGCTAGCAGTGACACGGAGGATGCGGAGCTGATGCAGAATCTCATCCGGCAGGAGGACGAGCGCGGCGAAAAGAATCGAGAGAAGAAACTTCGCCACCGGATGCGGCGACTGACGCTGTCCTCGAGCAAAGTATTCAGCCAGAAATACGCCACCCTCATCCGTCGAATAGAACCGAAAATCCCCGAGAATGCCACTCAGTCTCTGAGCAGCATTTTCGCCGGAGCGGTGGCCGCTCCCTCCAGCTTTCGACGACGGCGCAAGTCGCGCTTCCCAACCGCCTCATCCAAGTCCTCTAGTCCCCATAACATAGTTCGATCGATCAGTAACGACACTGGAGTCCGTCCGGGGCATGCGCCGGTGAAGAGTTTCCTGGCCGTTCCAGGATTGTCGGAGTTCCAAGAAAACACGCGGTCGGCGCCCGATCTTCCAGGGGAGGAGTTTCAGGCCAAGACTCGGCCAACGTCCAACTACTCCACGGACTCGGACGAGTCCTTGCAGCTGGCCCTTGAAATAGCTGCTCCCGACAGCAACGGCGAAGATtcgcaggaggaggaggaggagaaccTCCAGGACAACTGGATTAAGCCGGGAGAAACCCGAAGTTGCGAGAATAGCCAGCAGGATCTAGTACCGAGGCACCATAATCTGCTGGAGGACTTGAAGAGCTTCTCGCGTCGCCTGCAGAAGCTGATGCACCTGAAGACCCACGACAACGAAGTGGAAAAGGGCATAAGCCATCGGTTTGTTCCGTCGCTGGAGCGCAAGCCCTACTACAGCTCCCAACCGGAGCTGCCAACTGGCAACGAGAACTGGATGACCTCCAATCTCAGCGGGTCCTTCTCGATGTTGCAGTTAAATTTCTTACCAAGCTACGGCAAAAGTTTGCAGCGCAGTGCCTCAATGAACCACTTGACGGCACCTCCAGAGGCACCTCCTCCATCActtgcaccaccaccaccaccacccaacACGCTGCTGCTGAAGGCGCCCGAGCTGCGCGTCTGCCCCTCCACACCCACTCCCACTCGATCCGATCTAGTCACCTTCGATTACGAGAACCCCCTTAATAACCCCCCTAGTCTTGACCACTTAGATCATTCTGTATATATCTCTAATCTCTCTAGTACTAACCATAGTAACCACAATAATGAGTCATCATTGCTTGCTCCATTTGCCATTCGCCAACAACAACCACGCGAACTTAGATCCAGCACTGACATCCAACAGCAGCCAGCAGGAGCATCGGTATTGGCGGGATCCGTAGGAGCATCCAGTGTCGCATCCGGATCGGCGGTGATTCCAACGACCGTGGAGAGCATAAGTCCGAGCCTGAAGCGATTCGCCTCTCCGGTTAGCAGCAGTCGCCTCAAGCTCACGCCCAGTCCCTCGAAGAGTGGCATCTCGGCGGCCACCAATGCAGACAGTGCCTCGACATCGACCGCCTCGACGGCGACCACCATGGTGCCGGCCACCGTCGGCGAGATATGCAGGCGCTCCTCCGATTCCGACCTGAGTGTCACCCCAAAAG GCAACTCTATCTGTGTGGCCAGTGAGCGACTGGTGGCCGCCACGGCCATGATGCGTCTTACGCAGCCGGCGGTGGGAGCCAAGCCCGGAACTGCTACCGATAGCCTGGATATGTTGGAGTATCCCTTCCTGACCATGACCAAGTACCCCACAGGGTTTATTCTGCACCTGGGCGCCACTGTGGCAGCGCGTTCGGTGAAACTATTGGAGCGAGTACCCAATCCCGACGAGCCAGAGGTGCGGGACAGCTGGTGGACAGAGCTGCGCATGGAGATCCGTTCGCACGCCCGATCCCTGGGCTGCAACGTGGTGCTGGGCTACGCTGAGACCACAACCATTTC GGACGATGTCTGTGTTTTATCCGCCACTGGAACGGCGGCGGTAATCAACATGGTGTTCAATCGATCCGTATCGCAAACCGATATCTTTACCATGTCGAAGGCTACGGCGGGAATGGCCACCATGTCCAATTCGTTGGAGGAGCGTGAGGCCAACGGCAGCACTGGGGAAGCTAGCAAGGATAGCGGTTCCCTGGGCACCGGCAATAGCTCGGGGGGCAAGCGGTACGGGTTGCCTCCGCTTAATGGGCCTCGGAATGCGTGTGCCATCTGCCACATACCCTACAACCTGAACTCGGTGCCTTTCAACGTCAAAATGAAGAAATGCGCGGTTTGCAAAAAGGGTCGGGTGCCGGATGTGCTTTTGGCAACGTTGGAGGTACCGGAGTACATGCAGGTAACTGGCCGCGGATGCTTCATGCAGGCTCAAGTGGTGCGCGCCAAGAGGGATCTGCGAGCGGAACTGAATGCCAAAGAGATTTCCGATGGCCTGCCCTTCCTGGAATACGAACTGCACCGCGTGCTGATCAACAAACTGAAAGCCAAAGGCATGAATGCCATCTTTGGGCTGCGCACCCAGGTGGCCATTGGCGAGCGCATGATAGCGTTGATAGCCACAGGCACGGCCCTGTTCCTCAGCGCCCTGCCAGTTCCCCAGGTGCCCAAGATCGTGGCCGGAAACTCGTGGACCGACAAGCAAAAGTTGAACGAGCTTCAGAAGAAACTGCAAGAGACCTTCGAGAGAAACCAAGAGATATACCAGCTCAAGAGCTTGGATCCCGACTTGGCAGCCAATGCGGCCACAGCCTCTGCCGCCAATGCCTCTGGCGACAAGCAGTCGGACACCGACGACTCTGATGACGAAGAGATGAACGAGATCGATCTTAACTGCGGCAACAAGGAGCTTTGTGTGCTGGAGGTCGACGATATCGAGGATCTGGAGATCATATCATTGCTGATGGAACCATACCCACCAGAGGGCTTCCACGTGGTCAACACGCAACAGGTGCCGGGCATGGTGGAGATGGACACCGTCAAGAACCTACAAATGTTCACCCAAGTTTGGAGGGCACGCCTGGAGGTGGGTCAAAGTGTCAATGGATTCCCCAAACACTTCCAGCG actTTTGCAAACAATATACTTCAAATTGAGGACCATGATACCTTGTGCCATTTGCGATCTTCGTTTTCGGTTGGATTTGCCAGAGACG GATCAAATCCAACTGCTGGTGACTGGCATGGCCATGGGCCTTAGCGATGCCAATAAAATGAAGTACAGGGGACGCGGACGAGCCatgccgcagcagcagccgccacaacagcaacagaatgGATTTCACGAGGCATCGGTGCATGCCACCCAATCCCAACCCGAGTTAAATGGCAAGCGGATGCTCCAGGAGGAGGACTACATCTTTCCCCTGGACGAGGATCAGATGGTGGACACACCCACACCGACCAGCACCGCCATACCGCCGTTCGGAATGAGTTCTTTTAAAATGCGCAAGACCTCGCCGTCTCGTTTGGGCAACTTGGCTTCGGGCCTGCCATCAACCGGAGTAAAGTCGCTGAATGTGGGAGCAGTTCCCCGCAACAGATAC TTTCCTCTGCGAGATCGTTACGGCGTGGATCTGACACCTCTGAGCTTCATACCCGGTGGTCGTATTGACAAATACCTGGGTAATCTGAATTTCTTCTTTATCCGGGAGAGCACATCGATTCGGGAAAACGGTGGCATCAGCGGATTTGTCCATGGCTTCATAACCGAACTCCTGGCCGTAGTCCGAGCCCATATTGCTTCCCTGGGCGGCAATGCCATGGTCTCCTTCTACATCACCGAACTAATGCTGTTCGATAACCAGCACAAAAATCAG GGCCAGTGCCTGATTAGCCTGGGCGGCGATGCTGTCTATGTGAGCTACCATACCGATGACTGA